The nucleotide window CACGTAGGCGCGCGTGGTCTCCTGCGTGGGCGTGGAGATGAACACCAGCTCGGCATGCTCGGCCGCGAAATCCTTGCCCGCGTTCGACGCGCCGGCCTGGAACAGCACCGGCGTGCGCTGCGGCGAGGGCTCGCACAGGTGGTAGCCCGGCACCTCGAAGTACTTGCCCTTGTGGCCGATCTCGTGGATCTTCTCCGGCAGGGCGAACACGCCGCGCGCGCGGTCGCGCACCACGGCGCCTTCCTCCCAACTGCCCTCGAACAGCTTGTACAGCACCTCGACGTACTCGGCCGCCACCTCGTAGCGGTTGTCGTGGCGCTGCAGGCCGCCCTGGCCGATGTTCTTGGCGCCGCTCTCCAGGTACGAGGTGACGATGTTCCAGCCCACCCGGCCCTGGGTGTGGTGGTCGGCCGTGGCCAGGCGGCGCGCGAAGGTGTAGGGGTGCTCGAACGAGGTCGAGGCCGTGATGCCGATGCCCAGGTGCTGCGTGGCCGCGGCGATGGGGTTGGCCAGCTGCAGCGGGTCGTTGACCGGAATCTGCACGCCGCCCTGGAAGGCGTGGGCGTTGCTGCCCTTGTACACGTCGTAGTAGCCGATCACGTCGGCGATGAACACGGCATCGAAGATGCCGCGCTCCAGGATGCGCGCCAGGTCGGTCCAGTAGGCGACGTCCTTGTACTGCCACGAGCGGTCGCGCGGGTGGCGCCACAGGCCGGGCGACTGGTGGGCCACGCAGTTCATCTCGAACGCGTTGAAGCGGATGGGCTTGCTCATGAGGGGGCTCCCGGTGGGGGTGTCAGTTCCAGGCGTTGCGCGGCGGGTTCACGCCGTTGAGGTAGAAGTTGCCGACGTGGAAGTACTTCCAGCGCACCGGGTCGTGCAGCGTGTGCACGCGGGCGTTGCGCCAGTAGCGGTCGAGGTTGTGGTGCACCAGCGTGGCGCGCGTGCCGGCCAGCTCGAACAGGCGGTTGGTGGCCTCGATGGCGATGTGCGTCGTCAGCACCTTGGCCTCGGACGTGGCGGTGGTCGCCTCGGCCACGCTCTGCGCGCCGGGCGCGGCGGCGGCGCGGTCGATGGCGTGGCCCGCGCGCTCCAGCAGCGCCTCGGCGGCGTGCAGCTTGATCTTCAGGTCGCCGATGGCCTGGATGGTGAACACGTCCTCGGCGGCGCTGTCCTTGCCGCTGTCGATCCACGGGCGGCTCTGGGTGCGCACGAAGCGGATGGTCTCCTCGATGGCCTGGCGCGCGATGCCCACGTCGATGGCCGCCTGGATGATCTGCGACACGGCGCCGGCCACGGTCTGGTTCTCGAACGCCTTGATGGCGATGGCGCGGCTGCGCGGCACGCGCACCTGCTCGATCTTCACGCCGCCCGAGGCTGTGGTGCGCTGGCCGAAGCTCGACCAGTTGTTGCTCACCGTCAGGCCCGGCGCGTCGCGGTCGGCGAACACCAGCACGCCTTCGCCTTCCTCGGTCACGGCGACGATGGGCACGATGTGCGCCAGCAGCGCGCCGGTGGTGTAGAACTTCTCACCGTCCACCACCACGTCGTCGCCGTCCACGCGGGCGCGGGTCTCGAAGGCGGTGACGGTCTTGCTGTGCAGTTCCGAGAAGGCGTTGCCCAGGCGGTGGCCGCGCAGCACCAGGCCGAACAGCTCCTGCTTCTGCGCCTCGGTGCCGTCGGCGTCGATGTGGCCGACCAGCGCCAGGTGGTTGTGCGCGATCTGGGCGATGCTGGAGTCGCCTGCGGCGATCAGCGCGCTGACCTTGGCGATGGTGGCGTACGAGGCGCCCAGCCCGCCGTAGGCCTTGGGCACGTTCAGCGCCCACAGGCCGCTTTGCGAATAGGCGTCCAGCTCGTCGAGCGGCAGGTAGCCCTCGCGGTCGCGCAGCCCGGCCTCCTGGGCGAACTGGTCGCGCAGGCGCTCGGCGATGGCGATGGCCTCGGCCTCGCTGCGGATGACGTGCGCGGGCGCCGTGGGGCGCGGGCGCGGCGCGAAGGGCGCGGGGGAGTTGACGCGGGGGCGTTCGAGGGTGGCGGCGGTCATGGCGGGTCCTTTCAAGGGGGTGAACGGGTTTTTGGAGAAAAATCGGCCTCCAGCGCTTGCCCATAAAGCGCTAGTAGCTATGGAAAAAGGAGTGATTGCGTGCGCGCGGGGGCTATGCGGCGGCCAGTTCGGGCGCTTCTTCCGCCACGCCCTGGCCGAAATAGAAGTGCTGGATGTCCTCGCGCTGGCGCAACGCCTGGGCCGTGCCGTGCAGCACCGAGCGCCCGGCGTCCAGCACGGTGGCGCGGTCGGCGTACTGCAGCGCCACGGTGGAGTTCTGCTCGGCCACGAGGATGGACAGGCCCTGCTCCTGGTTCAGGCGGCGCAACTGCCGGAAGATGTCCTGTACCACCAGCGGCGCCAGGCCCATCGACGGCTCGTCGAGCACCAGCAGGCGCGGCGCGGCCATGAGCGCGCGGCCAATCGCCGTCATCTGCTGTTCGCCGCCCGAGGTCAGGCCCGCCGGGCTGCGGCGGCGCTCGGCCAGGCGCGGGAAGGCGGCGTACACGCGCTCCAGCCCGGCGGCGATCTCGCGGCGGCGCGCGCCGCGCCCGATGCCGCCGGTGACCAGGTTCTCCTCCACCGTCAGGTGCGCGAAGCAGCGCCGCCCCTCCAGCACCGGCACCAGCCCGCGCCGCACCAGCGCGGCGGGGCCGAGGGCGGCCACGTCCTGGCCGTCGAAGTGGATGGCGCCGCTGCGCACCTGGCCGCGCTCGGCCGGCAGCAGGTGGGACACGGCCTTGAGCGTGGTCGATTTGCCCGCGCCGTTGGCACCCAGCAGGGCGTGGATCTCGCCCGGGCGCACCTCCAGGCTCACGTCGTGCAGCGCGACGATGGCGCTCTGGTAGACCGCCTCGATGGCGGCGATGCGCAGCAGCGGCGCGGGGGCCGCGGCAGGCACGGGGGGAAACGTAGACACGCCCATGGTTCGCATCCCTTCGCGCGTCAGGCCGCGGCCTTGGCGCCGGTGCGCTGGCCGGCGCCGATTTGCCACACGTAGGGCGGCTCGGTGCCGTTGACGTGCCAGTCGCCGACGATGCGCGCCTTGTAGATCACCGGGTTGTGCGAGGCGATGGTGCGCGCGTTGCGCCAGTGCCGGTCCAGCGACTTGCTGGCGCTGGCCGCCGAGGCGCCCAGCGCGTTGAAGAACTGCGTGGTGGCGCGCAGCACCAGCTCGGAGATGGCGATCTGGCCCTGGGCCGACTCCAGCTCGGCGTCGATGTTGGCCTGCTTCTCCTCCTCGGGCGTGCCCTGCCAGTGCGCGTCGTAGGCGCGCTGCGCGGCGAAGGCGGCGCGGATGGCCGTCGCCTCGGCCGCGTAGGCGGCGGCCGCGACTTCGCCCACCACCTGCTGCACCTGCACGTCCTGCGCCACGGCGCTGGCGTTGCCGGTGCTGAAGACGCGCCGGCGCTCGCGCACTTCGCTGCCCGCGTCGCGCGTGGCGGCGCGTGCGATGCCGGCCAGCGTGGCCAGGTGGAACAGCTGGTAGAAGGCGGTCTGGTACTTGAAGCGGCTGGCGAAGGGGAAGATGTGGGCCTCGTCCACCTCGGCGTTGTCGTAGACCGAGGTGCCGCTGCCCGTGGTGC belongs to Acidovorax sp. YS12 and includes:
- a CDS encoding LLM class flavin-dependent oxidoreductase: MSKPIRFNAFEMNCVAHQSPGLWRHPRDRSWQYKDVAYWTDLARILERGIFDAVFIADVIGYYDVYKGSNAHAFQGGVQIPVNDPLQLANPIAAATQHLGIGITASTSFEHPYTFARRLATADHHTQGRVGWNIVTSYLESGAKNIGQGGLQRHDNRYEVAAEYVEVLYKLFEGSWEEGAVVRDRARGVFALPEKIHEIGHKGKYFEVPGYHLCEPSPQRTPVLFQAGASNAGKDFAAEHAELVFISTPTQETTRAYVGDIRRRAALAGRDPRKLLIYALVTLVVDETDAKAHAKLKEYQQYASYDGGLVLTSGWTGIDFGRYAPGDSVRKVETNAIVSAVEELAEGGKTWSIEELAKWASIGGLGPLFVGSAATVADQLQQWVEATDLDGFNLAYAVAHETFEDVVTHLVPELQRRGVYPTAYREGTLREKLFGAGPYLPDNHPAARYRDIERVKREQAALAAKAA
- a CDS encoding SfnB family sulfur acquisition oxidoreductase; this encodes MTAATLERPRVNSPAPFAPRPRPTAPAHVIRSEAEAIAIAERLRDQFAQEAGLRDREGYLPLDELDAYSQSGLWALNVPKAYGGLGASYATIAKVSALIAAGDSSIAQIAHNHLALVGHIDADGTEAQKQELFGLVLRGHRLGNAFSELHSKTVTAFETRARVDGDDVVVDGEKFYTTGALLAHIVPIVAVTEEGEGVLVFADRDAPGLTVSNNWSSFGQRTTASGGVKIEQVRVPRSRAIAIKAFENQTVAGAVSQIIQAAIDVGIARQAIEETIRFVRTQSRPWIDSGKDSAAEDVFTIQAIGDLKIKLHAAEALLERAGHAIDRAAAAPGAQSVAEATTATSEAKVLTTHIAIEATNRLFELAGTRATLVHHNLDRYWRNARVHTLHDPVRWKYFHVGNFYLNGVNPPRNAWN
- a CDS encoding ABC transporter ATP-binding protein codes for the protein MGVSTFPPVPAAAPAPLLRIAAIEAVYQSAIVALHDVSLEVRPGEIHALLGANGAGKSTTLKAVSHLLPAERGQVRSGAIHFDGQDVAALGPAALVRRGLVPVLEGRRCFAHLTVEENLVTGGIGRGARRREIAAGLERVYAAFPRLAERRRSPAGLTSGGEQQMTAIGRALMAAPRLLVLDEPSMGLAPLVVQDIFRQLRRLNQEQGLSILVAEQNSTVALQYADRATVLDAGRSVLHGTAQALRQREDIQHFYFGQGVAEEAPELAAA
- a CDS encoding monooxygenase, with the translated sequence MSTTTHSPSLLGADYERIAAKYRPVIERIRATALQREQQRELGHEAIGWLKAARFGALRVPVEYGGDGATLPQLFQLLIELGEADSNIVQALRGHFAFVEDRLNAPRDAANAVWLRRFADGDLVGNAWTEVGNVAIGEVITRVSQKPDGRWVVNGRKFYSTGSIFADWIDLFARRDGPGDGNGLDVIAAVRARQDGVTHHDDWDGFGQRTTGSGTSVYDNAEVDEAHIFPFASRFKYQTAFYQLFHLATLAGIARAATRDAGSEVRERRRVFSTGNASAVAQDVQVQQVVGEVAAAAYAAEATAIRAAFAAQRAYDAHWQGTPEEEKQANIDAELESAQGQIAISELVLRATTQFFNALGASAASASKSLDRHWRNARTIASHNPVIYKARIVGDWHVNGTEPPYVWQIGAGQRTGAKAAA